From Pseudokineococcus lusitanus, a single genomic window includes:
- a CDS encoding YbhB/YbcL family Raf kinase inhibitor-like protein has protein sequence MSDRGVIDPYEHLPQVPSFTVTSEDVAEGERLHDRHASGAFGVEGGEDVSPQLSWEGAPEGTKSFAVTVYDPDAPTASGFWHWAVADLPATTTSLPRGAATGGLPDGAVQLRNDGGFAGFVGAAPPPGHRTHHYWVVVHAVDVESLGLDADAPPAQLGFNLFPHTLARATLVATYDRPA, from the coding sequence GTGAGCGACCGCGGAGTCATCGACCCCTACGAGCACCTGCCGCAGGTGCCGTCCTTCACCGTCACGAGCGAGGACGTCGCGGAGGGCGAGCGCCTGCACGACCGGCACGCCAGCGGCGCCTTCGGCGTCGAGGGCGGCGAGGACGTGTCGCCGCAGCTGTCCTGGGAGGGCGCCCCCGAGGGCACGAAGAGCTTCGCCGTCACCGTCTACGACCCGGACGCGCCGACGGCGTCCGGCTTCTGGCACTGGGCCGTGGCCGACCTGCCCGCCACGACGACGTCGCTCCCCCGCGGTGCCGCGACGGGCGGGCTGCCCGACGGCGCCGTCCAGCTCCGCAACGACGGGGGCTTCGCGGGCTTCGTCGGGGCCGCCCCGCCGCCCGGCCACCGGACCCACCACTACTGGGTCGTCGTCCACGCCGTCGACGTCGAGAGCCTCGGCCTCGACGCCGACGCCCCGCCGGCGCAGCTGGGCTTCAACCTCTTCCCGCACACGCTCGCCCGCGCGACGCTCGTCGCGACGTACGACCGCCCCGCCTGA
- the aspS gene encoding aspartate--tRNA ligase: protein MLRTHEAGSLRADHSAAEDPTVVLAGWVARRRDHGGVAFLDLRDVSGVVQVVVRDELLDSSGAHDLRSEYVVQVTGQVRRRPEGNENPDLPTGEVEVLATALTVLATADPLPFPVEASGAGEVGEEVRLKHRYLDLRRSGPAAALRLRSAVNRAARGVLDGHAFTEVETPTLTRSTPEGARDFLVPARLAPGSWYALPQSPQLFKQLLMVGGVERYYQIARCYRDEDFRADRQPEFTQLDVEMSFVDADDVIALAEEVLTALWRLIGHEISGPIARMTYADAMARYGSDKPDLRFGQELVDCTDYFSGTPFKVFQAPYVGAVVMPGGASQPRKQLDAWQDWAKQRGHRGLAYVLVGEDGELRGPVAKNISEDERAGLAAHVGAVPGDCVFFAAGPATSARGLLGAARLEVGRRCGLVDEQAWAFVWVVDAPLFEPADDATASGDVAVGAGAWTAVHHAFTAPTPEWRDRFESDPGAALSQAYDIVCNGNEIGGGSIRIHTREVQERVFAVMGLAEEDARVKFGFLLDAFAYGAPPHGGIAFGWDRIVALLAGADSIREVIAFPKSGGGYDPLTAAPAPITAQQRKEAGVDARPEPAPGAASPTAPERGGTS, encoded by the coding sequence GTGCTGCGCACCCACGAGGCCGGCAGCCTGCGCGCCGACCACTCCGCCGCCGAGGACCCCACCGTCGTGCTGGCGGGCTGGGTGGCCCGGCGCCGCGACCACGGCGGCGTGGCCTTCCTCGACCTGCGCGACGTCTCCGGCGTCGTCCAGGTCGTCGTGCGCGACGAGCTGCTCGACTCCTCCGGCGCCCACGACCTGCGCAGCGAGTACGTCGTCCAGGTCACGGGGCAGGTCCGACGTCGCCCCGAGGGCAACGAGAACCCCGACCTGCCGACCGGCGAGGTGGAGGTGCTCGCGACGGCTCTCACCGTCCTCGCGACCGCCGACCCGCTGCCCTTCCCCGTCGAGGCGTCCGGCGCCGGCGAGGTGGGCGAGGAGGTCCGGCTCAAGCACCGCTACCTCGACCTGCGCCGCTCCGGCCCGGCCGCCGCGCTGCGCCTCCGCAGCGCCGTCAACCGCGCCGCCCGCGGCGTCCTCGACGGCCATGCCTTCACCGAGGTCGAGACGCCGACCCTCACCCGCTCGACGCCCGAGGGCGCCCGCGACTTCCTCGTGCCCGCCCGCCTCGCGCCGGGCTCCTGGTACGCGCTGCCGCAGAGCCCGCAGCTGTTCAAGCAGCTGCTCATGGTGGGTGGGGTCGAGCGGTACTACCAGATCGCCCGCTGCTACCGGGACGAGGACTTCCGCGCCGACCGGCAGCCGGAGTTCACCCAGCTCGACGTCGAGATGAGCTTCGTCGACGCCGACGACGTCATCGCCCTCGCCGAGGAGGTGCTGACGGCCCTGTGGCGGTTGATCGGCCACGAGATCTCCGGCCCGATCGCTCGCATGACCTACGCCGACGCCATGGCGCGGTACGGCAGCGACAAGCCGGACCTGCGCTTCGGGCAGGAGCTCGTCGACTGCACGGACTACTTCTCCGGCACCCCCTTCAAGGTCTTCCAGGCGCCCTACGTCGGCGCCGTCGTCATGCCCGGCGGCGCCTCGCAGCCGCGCAAGCAGCTCGACGCGTGGCAGGACTGGGCCAAGCAGCGCGGTCACCGCGGTCTGGCGTACGTGCTCGTCGGCGAGGACGGCGAGCTCCGCGGGCCGGTGGCCAAGAACATCTCCGAGGACGAGCGCGCCGGGCTCGCCGCGCACGTCGGCGCCGTCCCCGGCGACTGCGTGTTCTTCGCGGCGGGCCCGGCGACGTCGGCCCGGGGCCTGCTCGGCGCGGCCCGCCTCGAGGTGGGCCGTCGCTGCGGCCTCGTCGACGAGCAGGCCTGGGCCTTCGTCTGGGTCGTCGACGCGCCGCTGTTCGAGCCGGCCGACGACGCCACGGCGTCCGGCGACGTCGCCGTGGGCGCCGGCGCCTGGACCGCGGTGCACCACGCCTTCACGGCCCCGACGCCGGAGTGGCGCGACCGCTTCGAGTCCGACCCGGGCGCGGCCCTGTCGCAGGCCTACGACATCGTCTGCAACGGCAACGAGATCGGCGGCGGCTCGATCCGCATCCACACCCGCGAGGTGCAGGAGCGGGTCTTCGCGGTGATGGGCCTCGCCGAGGAGGACGCGCGCGTCAAGTTCGGCTTCCTCCTCGACGCCTTCGCCTACGGCGCCCCGCCGCACGGCGGCATCGCCTTCGGCTGGGACCGGATCGTCGCGCTGCTCGCCGGCGCCGACTCGATCCGCGAGGTCATCGCCTTCCCCAAGAGCGGCGGCGGCTACGACCCGCTGACCGCGGCGCCGGCGCCCATCACGGCGCAGCAGCGCAAGGAGGCCGGCGTCGACGCGCGTCCCGAGCCGGCCCCGGGGGCGGCGTCCCCGACGGCGCCGGAGCGCGGCGGCACCAGCTGA
- the hisS gene encoding histidine--tRNA ligase, producing the protein MAARTPRPLSGYPELLPGEQVVEDHLLQVLRDVAARHGFAHVETRAVEPLSVLLRKGEIDKEVYAVRRLAEMTAGTATGEGAEGALADDVLALHYDLTVPFARYVLENAGKLLFPFRRYQVQKVWRGERPQEGRFREFRQADVDVVDAGALAPHHEVEVPLVLADVLAGLPLPPLVLQVNNRRLVEGFYRGLGVEDTAAVMREVDKLDKVGPERVRASLVGAVGLGEREADAALRLAALTADRQAGTGFVAAVRGLGVRDDLLEQGLDELAAVVTGVTDQARAGGVGEDRFRVVADLSITRGLDYYTGTVYESRMTGFEHLGSVSSGGRYDALADDGRTTYPGVGISLGVTRLLVPLLQRGLLRASRPTPTAVLVAVADEEHRPASAAVAAALRARGVATEIAPTAARFGKQIKHADRRSVPFVWFVQEDGTHEVKDIRSGEQVAADPATWAPPAEDLRPSVRWEGDAPA; encoded by the coding sequence ATGGCCGCCCGCACGCCCCGCCCCCTGTCCGGCTACCCCGAGCTGCTGCCGGGCGAGCAGGTCGTCGAGGACCACCTCCTCCAGGTGCTCCGCGACGTCGCGGCGCGGCACGGCTTCGCCCACGTCGAGACCCGCGCCGTCGAGCCGCTCTCGGTGCTGCTGCGCAAGGGCGAGATCGACAAGGAGGTCTACGCCGTCCGGCGCCTCGCGGAGATGACGGCCGGCACGGCGACGGGGGAGGGCGCCGAGGGGGCGCTGGCCGACGACGTCCTCGCGCTCCACTACGACCTCACCGTGCCCTTCGCCCGGTACGTCCTCGAGAACGCCGGGAAGCTGCTCTTCCCCTTCCGCCGGTACCAGGTGCAGAAGGTGTGGCGCGGGGAGCGCCCCCAGGAGGGGCGCTTCCGCGAGTTCCGCCAGGCCGACGTCGACGTCGTCGACGCGGGGGCGCTGGCGCCGCACCACGAGGTGGAGGTGCCCCTCGTCCTCGCCGACGTCCTCGCGGGCCTGCCGCTGCCGCCGCTCGTCCTGCAGGTCAACAACCGGCGGCTCGTCGAGGGCTTCTACCGGGGCCTCGGCGTGGAGGACACGGCCGCGGTCATGCGCGAGGTCGACAAGCTCGACAAGGTCGGGCCGGAGCGGGTCCGGGCGTCGCTCGTGGGCGCCGTCGGCCTGGGGGAGCGGGAGGCCGACGCGGCCCTGCGCCTGGCGGCCCTCACGGCCGACCGGCAGGCCGGCACCGGCTTTGTCGCGGCGGTCCGCGGGCTGGGCGTCCGCGACGACCTGCTCGAGCAGGGGCTCGACGAGCTCGCCGCCGTCGTCACGGGGGTGACCGACCAGGCGCGCGCCGGCGGCGTCGGCGAGGACCGCTTCCGCGTCGTCGCGGACCTGTCGATCACCCGGGGGCTCGACTACTACACGGGCACGGTCTACGAGTCCCGCATGACCGGCTTCGAGCACCTCGGCTCGGTGTCCTCCGGCGGCCGCTACGACGCCCTGGCCGACGACGGCCGGACGACGTACCCGGGCGTCGGGATCTCCCTGGGCGTCACGCGCCTCCTCGTGCCGCTGCTCCAGCGCGGGCTGCTGCGGGCGTCCCGCCCGACGCCCACCGCCGTCCTCGTCGCCGTGGCGGACGAGGAGCACCGGCCGGCGTCGGCCGCGGTCGCGGCGGCGCTGCGCGCCCGGGGCGTGGCCACGGAGATCGCGCCGACGGCGGCCCGCTTCGGCAAGCAGATCAAGCACGCGGACCGGCGCTCGGTGCCCTTCGTGTGGTTCGTCCAGGAGGACGGCACGCACGAGGTCAAGGACATCCGCTCCGGCGAGCAGGTGGCGGCCGACCCGGCGACGTGGGCACCGCCGGCCGAGGACCTGCGGCCCTCGGTGCGGTGGGAGGGCGACGCGCCCGCCTGA
- a CDS encoding DUF349 domain-containing protein — MSEPAGRPEDEATTATEPTEPTGPGTTEEEPVTTTADATPDATPGDDAAAAPTEPATTPAEVDAAAAADGGTGSPEAAEAAAGHDTPAAPTEDASAAPTEGVTAPSAGPTDEAATADAAPADGVADAPAGTDAAPTADGTADGTTEGATEGATEGATEGATEGATEGATEGATAATPGTAPRPAPGPRPTPGRGAPRPTPASTGPGRPAPGPRGPGRPGAARPGRRRDEEQGAPAVTAEHAPEDTARWGRVDADGVVHVTTPDGERVVGSYPDVPADQALAYFGRRFADLVAQADLVEQRLAVPDAPVGELRSALAKVGRAVTDATAVGDLAALGARVEELGQRVTQREREANIAREEARTEVRARRVALVEEAEALGEADPAGVQWKSSGERLRAIFEEWREQQRAAGTARLPKGEEDELWRRLKHARNRFERHRRHHFAELDSRHGEAKAVKEGLIAEAEALSSSREWGPTSTAYRQLMDRWKAAPRAARKDDDALWTRFRAAQDVFFAARDEKDAEQDGAERENLVVKEALLVEAEALLPVKDPRAATASLRDIQDRWEAAGRVPRADLGRVEKRLRDVEQAIRDADSERWRRTNPEGRARTDSALGQLQSSITALEGELEQARAGGDQRAVRRAEEALEARRAWLEQVQRAAADFGG; from the coding sequence GTGAGCGAGCCCGCAGGCCGCCCCGAGGACGAGGCCACCACGGCCACCGAGCCCACCGAGCCCACCGGGCCCGGGACGACGGAGGAGGAGCCCGTGACGACGACGGCCGACGCCACGCCCGACGCGACGCCCGGCGACGACGCCGCGGCCGCGCCGACGGAGCCCGCCACCACGCCGGCGGAGGTCGACGCCGCCGCGGCGGCGGACGGCGGCACGGGGAGCCCCGAGGCGGCCGAGGCCGCGGCGGGGCACGACACGCCCGCGGCCCCCACCGAGGACGCCTCCGCGGCGCCCACCGAGGGCGTCACCGCGCCGTCGGCCGGCCCGACCGACGAGGCCGCGACGGCGGACGCGGCACCGGCCGACGGGGTCGCGGACGCACCCGCCGGGACGGACGCCGCACCGACCGCCGACGGGACCGCCGACGGGACCACCGAGGGCGCCACCGAGGGCGCCACCGAGGGCGCCACCGAGGGCGCCACCGAGGGCGCCACCGAGGGCGCCACCGAGGGCGCCACCGCCGCGACCCCGGGCACCGCTCCCCGCCCGGCGCCCGGGCCGCGGCCCACGCCCGGCCGTGGCGCCCCCCGCCCCACGCCCGCGAGCACCGGTCCCGGCCGTCCGGCGCCGGGCCCGCGCGGGCCCGGCCGGCCGGGCGCGGCGCGCCCCGGCCGCCGGCGGGACGAGGAGCAGGGCGCGCCCGCCGTCACGGCGGAGCACGCCCCCGAGGACACCGCCCGCTGGGGCCGGGTCGACGCCGACGGCGTCGTCCACGTGACGACGCCGGACGGCGAGCGGGTCGTCGGCTCCTACCCCGACGTGCCGGCCGACCAGGCGCTCGCCTACTTCGGCCGCCGCTTCGCCGACCTCGTCGCGCAGGCCGACCTCGTCGAGCAGCGCCTCGCCGTCCCGGACGCGCCCGTCGGCGAGCTCCGCTCCGCCCTCGCCAAGGTCGGGCGTGCCGTCACGGACGCGACCGCCGTCGGCGACCTCGCGGCGCTCGGCGCCCGCGTCGAGGAGCTGGGGCAGCGCGTCACGCAGCGCGAGCGGGAGGCGAACATCGCCCGCGAGGAGGCGCGCACCGAGGTGCGCGCCCGCCGCGTCGCGCTGGTCGAGGAGGCCGAGGCGCTGGGCGAGGCCGACCCCGCGGGCGTGCAGTGGAAGTCGTCGGGCGAGCGGCTGCGCGCCATCTTCGAGGAGTGGCGCGAGCAGCAGCGCGCCGCCGGCACCGCCCGCCTGCCCAAGGGCGAGGAGGACGAGCTCTGGCGGCGCCTCAAGCACGCGCGCAACCGCTTCGAGCGCCACCGCCGGCACCACTTCGCCGAGCTCGACAGCCGTCACGGCGAGGCCAAGGCCGTCAAGGAGGGGCTCATCGCCGAGGCCGAGGCGCTGTCCTCCTCCCGCGAGTGGGGCCCGACGTCGACGGCGTACCGCCAGCTCATGGACCGCTGGAAGGCGGCCCCGCGGGCGGCGCGCAAGGACGACGACGCCCTCTGGACCCGCTTCCGGGCGGCCCAGGACGTCTTCTTCGCCGCGCGCGACGAGAAGGACGCCGAGCAGGACGGCGCCGAGCGGGAGAACCTCGTCGTCAAGGAGGCCCTCCTCGTCGAGGCCGAGGCCCTGCTGCCCGTCAAGGACCCGCGGGCCGCGACGGCGTCGCTGCGCGACATCCAGGACCGGTGGGAGGCCGCCGGGCGCGTCCCGCGGGCCGACCTCGGCCGGGTGGAGAAGCGGCTGCGCGACGTCGAGCAGGCCATCCGCGACGCCGACTCCGAGCGGTGGCGCCGCACCAACCCGGAGGGGCGCGCCCGCACGGACAGCGCGCTCGGCCAGCTGCAGTCGTCCATCACGGCGCTCGAGGGCGAGCTGGAGCAGGCCCGCGCGGGCGGCGACCAGCGCGCCGTCCGCCGGGCGGAGGAGGCCCTCGAGGCCCGTCGCGCCTGGCTCGAGCAGGTCCAGCGCGCCGCCGCCGACTTCGGCGGCTGA
- a CDS encoding MBL fold metallo-hydrolase, whose amino-acid sequence MLLRTDPAAVLGTNTTVLAAGTPSGGPGAPSGDPAPCVVVDPGLGVLDRLRPLLADLRLRPVAVLVTHGHLDHVGEAAELAREHGCEVVLHADDAYRLEDPVGGLGPQLRAALLASVGPVAWTPPERVRRLADGDEVVAGDLRLRAVHAPGHTEGSTLYVVDDVPDAASVAAGGLPDGTGRLPAGLTTTVLAGDVLFAGSVGRTDLPGGDGALMARTLRDVVLALPDDALVVPGHGPATTVAHERRTNPYLLQAAARPARTTDDDDTEPR is encoded by the coding sequence GTGCTCCTCCGGACCGACCCCGCCGCCGTGCTCGGCACCAACACCACGGTCCTCGCCGCCGGGACGCCGTCCGGCGGGCCCGGTGCGCCGTCCGGGGACCCCGCCCCGTGCGTCGTCGTGGACCCCGGCCTCGGCGTCCTCGACCGTCTGCGCCCCCTGCTGGCGGACCTGCGGCTGCGTCCCGTCGCCGTCCTCGTCACCCACGGGCACCTCGACCACGTGGGCGAGGCCGCCGAGCTCGCGCGCGAGCACGGGTGCGAGGTCGTCCTCCACGCCGACGACGCGTACCGGCTCGAGGACCCGGTCGGCGGTCTCGGGCCGCAGCTGCGGGCCGCGCTGCTCGCCTCGGTCGGCCCGGTCGCCTGGACCCCGCCGGAGCGGGTCCGGCGGCTCGCCGACGGCGACGAGGTGGTCGCGGGCGACCTGCGCCTGCGCGCCGTCCACGCCCCGGGCCACACCGAGGGCTCGACCCTCTACGTCGTCGACGACGTCCCCGACGCCGCCTCCGTGGCGGCCGGGGGGCTCCCCGACGGGACGGGGCGGCTCCCGGCGGGCCTGACGACGACGGTGCTGGCCGGCGACGTCCTCTTCGCCGGCTCCGTCGGCCGGACCGACCTGCCCGGTGGCGACGGCGCCCTCATGGCTCGCACGCTGCGCGACGTCGTCCTGGCCCTGCCCGACGACGCGCTCGTCGTCCCCGGCCACGGCCCCGCGACGACGGTGGCGCACGAGCGCCGCACCAACCCCTACCTCCTGCAGGCCGCCGCCCGGCCCGCCCGCACCACCGACGACGACGACACGGAGCCCCGCTGA
- a CDS encoding peptidylprolyl isomerase — MATGKRERDEERRRRAAELRRRQEQEAARQRRKRLLLAVGGGVLAVALVVLVAVTVTGGDDDEQAASPTPSASALPSSSPSAVPADNPCPVPEQDAVTDPPSFDAAPEPGSSDATSAVIATSCGDITVELYPAEAPQAVASFDFLAGEGYFDGTACHRLVTSGIYVLQCGDPTATGTGGPGYTFGPVENAPADDLYPAGTLAMARVGGDGDSNGSQFFLVYEDSPIPSDEAGGYTVFGRVTEGLDIVQTIAEGGNAADGTAPARPISIEGVTTQ, encoded by the coding sequence GTGGCGACCGGCAAGCGCGAGCGCGACGAGGAGCGGCGGCGGCGTGCCGCCGAGCTGCGGCGCCGTCAGGAGCAGGAGGCCGCCCGGCAGCGCCGGAAGCGCCTGCTGCTGGCGGTGGGCGGCGGTGTCCTCGCCGTGGCGCTCGTCGTCCTCGTGGCGGTGACCGTCACGGGCGGCGACGACGACGAGCAGGCGGCGTCCCCCACGCCGTCCGCGTCCGCGCTCCCCTCCTCGAGCCCCTCTGCCGTGCCCGCGGACAACCCGTGCCCGGTGCCGGAGCAGGACGCCGTGACGGACCCGCCGTCCTTCGACGCCGCCCCCGAGCCCGGGTCGAGCGACGCGACGTCGGCCGTCATCGCCACGTCGTGCGGCGACATCACCGTGGAGCTGTACCCGGCCGAGGCGCCCCAGGCGGTCGCGAGCTTCGACTTCCTCGCCGGCGAGGGCTACTTCGACGGCACCGCGTGCCACCGCCTCGTCACGTCCGGCATCTACGTCCTCCAGTGCGGCGACCCGACGGCGACCGGCACGGGCGGTCCCGGCTACACCTTCGGGCCCGTCGAGAACGCGCCGGCGGACGACCTCTACCCCGCCGGCACCCTCGCCATGGCCCGCGTGGGCGGCGACGGGGACAGCAACGGCAGCCAGTTCTTCCTCGTCTACGAGGACTCGCCCATCCCGAGCGACGAGGCCGGCGGCTACACCGTCTTCGGCCGCGTGACGGAAGGGCTCGACATCGTGCAGACCATCGCCGAGGGCGGCAACGCCGCCGACGGGACCGCTCCCGCGCGTCCCATCAGCATCGAGGGAGTGACGACCCAGTGA
- a CDS encoding Rv2578c family radical SAM protein yields the protein MRWSGQTTAADDGALPGLGPAGALAASIPGLQRTVRPPAFAGMTFHEVRARSVLNAVPADSSMPFRWTVNPYRGCSHACVYCFARGTHAWLDLDTGEGFDREVVVKTDVAQVLRRELARPSWAREHVALGTGTDPYQRAEGRYALMPGVVAALAGSGTPFSVLTKGTMLVRDLPQLAAASREVPVGVGVSLAVWDERLHAALEPGTPSPHARLELVRRVRAAGLPCGVFVAPVLPWLTDGEEHLDEAVGRVAAAGATGVTVVPLHLRPGAREWFLAWLAREHPALVARYRDLYGRGAYVPAAYRAWLHERLAPVLERHGLAGRGGALRRPDEVVDDGGGASFPTGSMPTSRAPRPASVPAAAGDQLALGL from the coding sequence GTGCGGTGGAGCGGCCAGACGACGGCGGCCGACGACGGCGCCCTGCCCGGTCTCGGCCCGGCGGGCGCCCTCGCCGCGTCGATCCCCGGCCTGCAGCGGACGGTCCGGCCGCCGGCCTTCGCCGGCATGACGTTCCACGAGGTGCGGGCGCGGAGCGTCCTCAACGCCGTGCCGGCGGACTCCTCGATGCCGTTCCGGTGGACGGTCAACCCGTACCGCGGCTGCAGCCACGCCTGCGTGTACTGCTTCGCCCGCGGCACCCACGCGTGGCTCGACCTCGACACGGGCGAGGGCTTCGACCGCGAGGTCGTCGTCAAGACCGACGTGGCGCAGGTGCTGCGCCGCGAGCTCGCGCGGCCCTCGTGGGCGCGGGAGCACGTCGCGCTCGGCACCGGGACCGACCCGTACCAGCGGGCGGAGGGGCGCTACGCGCTCATGCCCGGCGTCGTCGCCGCGCTCGCCGGCTCCGGGACGCCCTTCTCGGTGCTCACCAAGGGCACGATGCTCGTGCGCGACCTGCCGCAGCTGGCGGCGGCGTCCCGCGAGGTCCCGGTCGGCGTCGGCGTCTCGCTGGCGGTGTGGGACGAGCGCCTGCACGCGGCGCTGGAGCCGGGCACCCCCTCGCCGCACGCCCGGCTCGAGCTCGTCCGCCGGGTGCGGGCGGCCGGGCTGCCGTGCGGCGTCTTCGTGGCGCCCGTCCTCCCCTGGCTGACCGACGGCGAGGAGCACCTCGACGAGGCCGTCGGCCGGGTCGCCGCGGCCGGGGCGACGGGCGTCACCGTCGTGCCGCTGCACCTGCGGCCGGGGGCGCGGGAGTGGTTCCTGGCCTGGCTGGCGCGCGAGCACCCGGCGCTGGTGGCTCGCTACCGCGACCTCTACGGGCGCGGCGCGTACGTCCCGGCCGCCTACCGGGCGTGGCTCCACGAGCGGCTCGCGCCGGTGCTCGAGCGCCACGGGCTCGCGGGCCGCGGCGGGGCGCTGCGCCGGCCGGACGAGGTCGTCGACGACGGCGGTGGCGCGTCCTTCCCCACGGGCAGCATGCCGACGTCACGGGCGCCGCGGCCGGCGTCCGTCCCGGCGGCGGCGGGGGACCAGCTGGCGCTGGGGCTCTGA
- a CDS encoding alpha-ketoglutarate-dependent dioxygenase AlkB → MVLTTQPSLLDLGDDADDAPAWSLGAVADGLERHVLAQGAWVDVRRGWLRGSDGILATLLAEVPWRAERRQMYEREVDVPRLLRFYGEEEVLPHACLAAARDALSAHYADDLAAAGPLRTAGLCLYRDGRDGVAWHGDRTGRSRREDTVVAIVSFGAPRPLLLRPAGGGPTVLRVPVGHGDLLVMGGSCQRTWEHAVPKTTQPVGPRVSVQLRQRGVR, encoded by the coding sequence ATGGTGCTGACGACGCAGCCCTCGCTGCTCGACCTCGGTGACGACGCCGACGACGCTCCCGCCTGGTCGCTCGGCGCGGTCGCCGACGGGCTCGAGCGGCACGTGCTCGCGCAGGGCGCCTGGGTCGACGTCCGTCGTGGCTGGCTGCGTGGGTCCGACGGCATCCTCGCCACCCTCCTCGCCGAGGTGCCCTGGCGGGCCGAGCGCCGGCAGATGTACGAGCGCGAGGTCGACGTGCCGCGCCTCCTCCGCTTCTACGGCGAGGAGGAGGTCCTCCCGCACGCCTGCCTGGCGGCCGCCCGCGACGCCCTCTCGGCGCACTACGCCGACGACCTGGCGGCGGCCGGGCCGCTGCGGACGGCAGGCCTGTGCCTCTACCGGGACGGGCGCGACGGCGTCGCCTGGCACGGGGACCGCACCGGCCGCAGCCGGCGCGAGGACACGGTCGTCGCCATCGTCTCCTTCGGCGCCCCGCGTCCCCTCCTGCTGCGCCCGGCGGGCGGCGGCCCGACCGTGCTGCGGGTGCCGGTGGGCCACGGCGACCTGCTCGTCATGGGCGGCTCCTGCCAGCGGACGTGGGAGCACGCGGTGCCGAAGACGACGCAGCCCGTCGGCCCGCGCGTCAGCGTCCAGCTGCGGCAGCGCGGCGTCCGCTGA